Proteins co-encoded in one Burkholderia ambifaria AMMD genomic window:
- a CDS encoding SIS domain-containing protein, translated as MLNEARESAQVVAAQLADTTRVEALAGQLLDHPPAVALTVARGSSDHAASYFASLTMSRLGVPVASLPMSVATLQQAPLKVQDQLALAFSQSGKSPDLVNTMAALREAGARTVAAVNVLPSPLADACEHQLPLLAGPELSVAATKSYIAMLSLSAQIVAYWQRDAALVTALRGLPDVLAQAGQLDWSPAVAALAGIERMIVIGRGLGLAIAQEAALKLKETSGIQAEAFSSAEVRHGPMELIDRDYPLLVFAPPGPEQAGLLQLAQDMRARGAAVLLAAPAGTPGATLPLAQSAHSALDPIAAILSFYVMAADLAVARGRNPDTPRHLNKVTETH; from the coding sequence ATGCTTAACGAAGCGCGCGAGTCCGCCCAGGTCGTCGCCGCGCAACTCGCCGACACCACGCGCGTCGAAGCGCTCGCCGGCCAGCTGCTCGATCACCCGCCGGCCGTCGCGCTGACGGTCGCGCGCGGCAGCTCGGATCACGCCGCCAGCTATTTCGCGAGCCTGACGATGAGCCGCCTCGGCGTGCCCGTCGCGTCGCTGCCGATGTCGGTCGCGACGCTGCAGCAGGCGCCGCTGAAGGTGCAGGACCAGCTCGCACTCGCGTTCTCCCAGTCGGGCAAGAGCCCCGATCTCGTCAACACGATGGCCGCGTTGCGCGAAGCCGGCGCGCGCACCGTCGCCGCCGTCAACGTGCTGCCGTCGCCGCTCGCCGACGCGTGCGAGCACCAGTTGCCGCTGCTGGCCGGCCCCGAGCTGTCGGTCGCCGCGACCAAGAGCTATATCGCGATGCTGTCGCTGTCCGCGCAGATCGTCGCGTACTGGCAGCGCGACGCCGCGCTGGTGACCGCGTTGCGCGGCCTGCCCGACGTGCTCGCGCAAGCCGGCCAGCTCGACTGGTCGCCGGCCGTCGCCGCGCTCGCGGGCATCGAACGGATGATCGTGATCGGCCGCGGCCTCGGTCTTGCGATCGCGCAGGAAGCCGCGCTGAAACTGAAGGAAACCTCCGGCATCCAAGCCGAGGCGTTCTCGAGCGCCGAAGTCCGTCACGGCCCGATGGAGCTGATCGACCGCGACTATCCGCTGCTGGTGTTCGCGCCGCCGGGGCCCGAGCAGGCCGGGCTGCTGCAGCTCGCGCAGGACATGCGCGCACGCGGCGCCGCCGTGCTGCTCGCGGCGCCTGCCGGCACGCCCGGCGCGACCTTGCCGCTTGCGCAGTCCGCCCATTCGGCGCTCGACCCGATCGCCGCCATTCTTTCGTTCTACGTGATGGCGGCGGATCTCGCCGTCGCGCGCGGCCGCAATCCCGATACGCCGCGCCACCTGAACAAAGTCACCGAAACGCACTGA
- the ptsP gene encoding phosphoenolpyruvate--protein phosphotransferase, whose product MRRAEESQLKSSTHDPIVLHAPLTGPIVALADVPDPVFSGGMFGDGIGIDPLAGRLVAPCAGVVSHLARTGHALTITTPQGAEVLLHIGIDTVELNGQGFTAHVEAGARVAAGDLLIEFDQDAVARSAHSLVSVIAIANSDAFEVVERASGFATAGETPLLTLRGKGEAAAQAAQAGAAAMQEVRRELVLTQPGGLHARPAARARESVRGIDATVDVQFDGRKASITSVVGLLGLGAGEGATIELIGRGAYAQQAVEAVERELLREAHGEVEEKPARLRSPAPQMAVRNTGASLDPNTLAGVCAAPGIAVGTLVRLDDADIVPPEQASGTPASESRRLDQALKAVDAELDETVRNASARGAVGEAGIFAVHRVLLEDPTLVDAARDQISLGKSAGFAWRATIRAQIDTLSKLDDALLAERAADLRDIEKRVLRALGHTSGATRALPDEAVLAAEEFTPSDLSSLDRQRVTALVMARGGATSHAAIIARQLGIPALVAVGDALYAIPDGTQVVVDASAGRLEHAPTALDVERARHERQRLDGVREANRQMAGAAAATTDGRAIEVAANIATLDDANTAVDNGADAIGLLRTELMFIHRQSAPSAVEHQQSYQSIVDALQGRTAIIRTLDVGADKEVDYLTLPPEPNPALGLRGIRLAQVRPDLLDDQLQGLLAVWPFGAVRILLPMVTDAGELVRLRKRIDEFARAQGRTEPIEVGVMIEVPSAALLADQLAQHADFLSIGTNDLTQYTLAMDRCQADLAAQSDGLHPAVLRLIDIAVRGAAKHGKWVGVCGALGGDPLAVPILVGLGVTELSVDPVSVPGIKARVRRLDYQLCRQRAQDLLALDSAQAVRAASREVWPLD is encoded by the coding sequence ATGAGACGCGCCGAGGAGTCCCAGTTGAAGAGTTCCACCCATGATCCGATCGTCCTGCATGCCCCGCTGACCGGGCCGATCGTCGCGCTGGCCGATGTGCCCGATCCGGTGTTCTCCGGCGGGATGTTCGGCGACGGCATCGGCATCGACCCGCTCGCGGGCCGGCTCGTCGCGCCGTGCGCCGGCGTCGTGTCGCATCTCGCGCGCACCGGCCATGCGTTGACCATCACGACGCCGCAGGGCGCGGAAGTGCTGCTGCACATCGGCATCGACACCGTCGAGCTGAACGGGCAGGGTTTCACCGCGCATGTCGAAGCCGGCGCGCGGGTCGCGGCGGGCGATCTGCTGATCGAGTTCGACCAGGACGCGGTCGCGCGCAGCGCGCATTCGCTGGTGTCGGTGATCGCGATCGCGAACTCCGACGCGTTCGAGGTCGTCGAGCGCGCGAGCGGTTTCGCGACCGCCGGCGAGACGCCGCTGCTGACGCTGCGCGGCAAGGGCGAAGCCGCCGCGCAGGCGGCGCAGGCCGGCGCCGCGGCAATGCAGGAAGTGCGCCGCGAGCTCGTGCTGACGCAACCGGGCGGCCTGCATGCACGCCCGGCCGCACGGGCGCGCGAATCCGTGCGCGGCATCGACGCGACCGTCGACGTGCAGTTCGACGGCCGCAAGGCGTCGATCACGAGCGTCGTGGGCCTGCTCGGCCTCGGCGCCGGCGAAGGCGCGACGATCGAACTGATCGGCCGCGGCGCGTACGCGCAGCAAGCCGTCGAAGCGGTCGAACGTGAATTGCTGCGCGAAGCGCACGGCGAAGTCGAGGAGAAGCCGGCGCGGCTGCGTTCGCCGGCGCCGCAGATGGCCGTGCGCAATACCGGCGCGTCGCTCGACCCGAACACGCTCGCGGGCGTATGCGCGGCGCCCGGCATCGCGGTCGGCACGCTCGTGCGTCTCGACGATGCGGACATCGTGCCGCCCGAACAGGCGTCCGGCACGCCCGCGTCGGAAAGCCGCCGGCTCGACCAGGCGCTGAAGGCGGTCGACGCCGAACTCGACGAAACGGTGCGCAACGCGTCGGCGCGCGGCGCGGTGGGCGAGGCGGGAATCTTCGCGGTGCATCGCGTGCTGCTCGAGGACCCGACGCTGGTCGACGCGGCGCGCGACCAGATCAGCCTCGGCAAGAGCGCGGGCTTCGCGTGGCGCGCGACGATCCGCGCGCAGATCGACACGCTGTCGAAGCTCGACGACGCGCTGCTCGCCGAGCGCGCCGCCGACCTGCGCGATATCGAGAAGCGCGTGCTGCGCGCGCTCGGCCACACCAGCGGCGCGACGCGCGCGCTGCCCGACGAGGCCGTGCTCGCCGCCGAGGAATTCACGCCGTCGGACCTGTCGTCGCTCGATCGCCAGCGCGTGACCGCGCTCGTGATGGCGCGCGGCGGCGCGACGTCGCATGCGGCGATCATCGCGCGCCAGCTCGGCATTCCGGCGCTCGTCGCGGTCGGCGACGCGCTGTACGCGATTCCGGACGGCACGCAGGTCGTCGTCGATGCGAGCGCGGGCCGTCTCGAACACGCACCGACCGCGCTCGACGTCGAGCGCGCGCGCCACGAACGCCAGCGTCTGGACGGCGTGCGCGAAGCGAACCGGCAGATGGCCGGCGCCGCCGCCGCGACCACCGACGGCCGCGCGATCGAGGTCGCCGCGAACATCGCGACGCTCGACGACGCGAACACCGCGGTCGACAACGGCGCGGACGCGATCGGCCTGCTGCGCACCGAGCTGATGTTCATCCATCGCCAGTCCGCGCCGAGCGCGGTCGAGCACCAGCAGAGCTACCAGTCGATCGTCGACGCGCTGCAGGGCCGCACCGCGATCATCCGCACGCTCGACGTCGGTGCCGACAAGGAAGTCGACTACCTGACGCTGCCGCCCGAACCGAACCCGGCGCTCGGCCTGCGCGGCATCCGCCTCGCGCAGGTGCGCCCCGACCTGCTCGACGATCAGCTGCAGGGCCTGCTCGCGGTGTGGCCGTTCGGCGCGGTGCGCATCCTGCTGCCGATGGTGACGGATGCGGGCGAACTCGTGCGGCTGCGCAAGCGCATCGACGAATTCGCGCGTGCGCAGGGCCGCACCGAGCCGATCGAGGTCGGCGTGATGATCGAGGTGCCGTCGGCGGCGCTGCTTGCCGACCAGCTCGCGCAGCACGCGGATTTCCTGTCGATCGGCACAAACGACCTCACGCAGTACACGCTCGCGATGGACCGCTGCCAGGCCGATCTGGCCGCGCAGTCCGACGGCCTCCATCCGGCCGTGCTGCGCCTGATCGACATCGCGGTGCGCGGCGCGGCGAAGCATGGCAAGTGGGTCGGCGTGTGCGGCGCGCTGGGCGGCGATCCGCTCGCGGTGCCGATTCTCGTCGGCCTCGGCGTGACCGAGCTGTCGGTGGATCCGGTGTCGGTGCCGGGCATCAAGGCGCGCGTGCGCCGTCTCGATTACCAGCTGTGTCGCCAGCGTGCGCAGGATCTGCTCGCACTCGACTCGGCACAGGCGGTAAGGGCAGCAAGCCGCGAGGTCTGGCCGCTCGACTGA
- the cydB gene encoding cytochrome d ubiquinol oxidase subunit II, whose protein sequence is MDYATLKLIWWLLVGVLLIGFAVTDGFDMGATALLPFLGKTDDERRIIVNTVGATWEGNQVWLITAGGAMFAAWPLVYAASFSGFYFAMLLVLFALFFRPVGFDYRSKRPDPRWRAGWDWGLFVGGFVPALVFGVAFGNLLQGVPFKFDSDLRVTYYGGFWALLNPFALLCGLVSLTMLVAHGAAFIKMKTDGVIARRASIALRVSALLAVVLFVLAGVLVASTIGGFHITHAAPNDTVANPLLKDVAAGSGLWLANYGEYPWMMAAPLVGIAGGLLALLLAGSRQEKTAFFCTGLMITGVILTAGFSMFPFIMPSSLDPRSSLTVWDSTSSHMTLQVMLFAVIVFLPIVLLYTSWVYRVMRGKVTRQTLEENEHSMY, encoded by the coding sequence ATGGACTATGCAACTCTCAAGCTGATCTGGTGGCTGCTCGTCGGCGTGCTGCTGATCGGCTTCGCCGTCACCGACGGCTTCGACATGGGCGCGACCGCGCTGCTGCCGTTCCTCGGCAAGACCGACGACGAGCGCCGCATCATCGTCAACACGGTCGGCGCGACGTGGGAAGGCAACCAGGTGTGGCTGATCACGGCCGGCGGCGCGATGTTCGCCGCGTGGCCGCTCGTCTACGCCGCGTCGTTCTCCGGCTTCTACTTCGCGATGCTGCTCGTGCTGTTCGCGCTGTTCTTCCGGCCGGTCGGCTTCGACTATCGCAGCAAGCGGCCCGACCCGCGCTGGCGCGCGGGCTGGGACTGGGGCCTGTTCGTCGGCGGCTTCGTGCCGGCGCTGGTGTTCGGCGTCGCGTTCGGCAACCTGCTGCAGGGCGTGCCGTTCAAGTTCGACAGCGACCTGCGCGTGACCTACTACGGCGGCTTCTGGGCGCTGCTGAACCCGTTCGCGCTGCTCTGCGGGCTCGTCAGCCTCACGATGCTCGTCGCGCACGGCGCCGCGTTCATCAAGATGAAGACCGACGGCGTGATCGCGCGCCGCGCGTCGATCGCGCTGCGCGTGTCGGCGCTCCTGGCGGTCGTGCTGTTCGTGCTGGCCGGCGTGCTGGTCGCATCGACGATCGGCGGCTTCCACATCACGCACGCCGCGCCGAACGACACGGTCGCGAACCCGCTGCTGAAGGATGTCGCCGCCGGCTCCGGCCTGTGGCTGGCGAACTACGGCGAGTATCCGTGGATGATGGCGGCGCCGCTGGTCGGGATCGCGGGCGGCCTGCTCGCGCTGCTGCTCGCCGGCTCCCGACAGGAAAAGACGGCGTTCTTCTGCACCGGCCTGATGATCACCGGCGTGATCCTGACCGCGGGCTTCTCGATGTTCCCGTTCATCATGCCGTCGTCGCTCGACCCGCGCAGCAGCCTGACCGTGTGGGATTCGACGTCGAGCCACATGACGCTGCAGGTGATGTTGTTCGCGGTGATCGTGTTCCTGCCGATCGTCCTGCTCTACACGAGCTGGGTCTATCGCGTGATGCGCGGCAAGGTCACGCGCCAGACGCTCGAAGAGAACGAACACTCGATGTATTGA
- the cydX gene encoding cytochrome bd-I oxidase subunit CydX codes for MWYFSWILGIGVALSFGIVNAMWLEARQKPQEAPVRARRD; via the coding sequence ATGTGGTATTTCAGCTGGATTCTCGGTATCGGCGTCGCGCTGTCGTTCGGCATCGTCAACGCGATGTGGCTCGAAGCGCGGCAGAAGCCGCAGGAAGCGCCGGTGCGCGCACGCCGCGACTGA
- the nagE gene encoding N-acetylglucosamine-specific PTS transporter subunit IIBC → MDGNPFLKIQGLGRALMLPIAVLPVAGILLRLGQPDVFNIKMIADAGGAIFDNLPLLFAIGVAVGFAKDNNGVAALAGAIGYLIETAIMKDIDPKLNMGVLSGIIAGVVAGLLYNRYKDIKLPDYLAFFGGKRFVPIITGLVCVILGIVFGYVWQPVQHAIDAAGQWLTTAGAIGAFVFGFLNRLLLVTGLHHIINSLAWFVFGNFTPPAGGEIVHGDLHRFFAGDPTAGTFMAGFFPIMMFGLPAACLAMLHEAPKERRAMVGGLLFSMALTSFLTGVTEPIEFSFMFLAPVLYVIHAVLTGLSLAICQLLGVKLGFTFSAGAIDYVLNYGLSTKGWIAIPLGIAYGVAYYGLFRFFIRKFNMATPGREPASADAATESFASGGFVAPAAGAAAAAPRALRYIAALGGAGNLTVVDACTTRLRLSVVDPEKVSEPELKSIGARGVLKRGGNSVQVIIGPEADIIADEMRSAIGSGASGAAAPATAAQPVTGAAAGPLDPDPLRWLAVFGGATNVATLDAIATTRLRVVVRDASAVDRERLGALDVAWVSPDTFHIVCGNAAARYAEQLGARLPSTGGGAAAQPA, encoded by the coding sequence ATGGACGGGAATCCGTTTCTGAAGATACAGGGCCTGGGCCGGGCGCTGATGCTGCCGATCGCGGTGTTGCCGGTCGCCGGCATCCTGCTGCGGCTCGGGCAGCCGGATGTGTTCAACATCAAGATGATCGCCGACGCCGGCGGCGCGATCTTCGACAACCTGCCGCTTCTGTTCGCGATCGGCGTGGCGGTCGGTTTCGCGAAGGACAACAACGGCGTGGCGGCACTCGCGGGCGCGATCGGCTACCTGATCGAAACCGCGATCATGAAGGACATCGATCCCAAGCTGAACATGGGCGTGCTGTCCGGGATCATCGCGGGCGTGGTCGCGGGGCTGCTGTACAACCGCTACAAGGACATCAAGCTGCCGGACTACCTCGCGTTCTTCGGCGGCAAGCGGTTCGTGCCGATCATCACGGGGCTGGTGTGCGTGATACTCGGCATCGTGTTCGGATACGTGTGGCAGCCGGTCCAGCACGCGATCGACGCGGCCGGCCAGTGGCTCACGACGGCGGGCGCGATCGGCGCGTTCGTGTTCGGCTTCCTGAACCGCCTGCTGCTCGTCACGGGCCTGCACCACATCATCAACTCGCTCGCGTGGTTCGTGTTCGGCAACTTCACGCCGCCGGCCGGCGGCGAGATCGTGCACGGCGACCTGCACCGCTTCTTCGCGGGCGATCCGACCGCGGGCACCTTCATGGCCGGCTTCTTCCCGATCATGATGTTCGGCCTGCCGGCCGCGTGTCTCGCGATGCTGCACGAAGCGCCGAAGGAGCGCCGCGCGATGGTCGGCGGCCTGCTGTTCTCGATGGCGCTCACGTCGTTCCTGACCGGCGTGACCGAGCCGATCGAGTTCAGCTTCATGTTTCTCGCGCCGGTGCTGTACGTGATCCACGCGGTGCTCACCGGGCTGTCGCTCGCGATCTGCCAGCTGCTCGGCGTGAAGCTCGGCTTCACGTTCTCGGCCGGCGCGATCGACTACGTGCTGAACTACGGGCTGTCGACGAAGGGCTGGATCGCGATTCCGCTCGGCATCGCGTACGGTGTCGCGTACTACGGGCTGTTCCGCTTCTTCATCCGCAAGTTCAACATGGCGACGCCGGGCCGCGAGCCGGCCTCGGCCGATGCGGCGACCGAGTCGTTCGCGTCGGGCGGTTTCGTCGCGCCGGCTGCCGGTGCCGCGGCGGCCGCGCCGCGTGCGCTGCGTTACATCGCCGCGCTTGGCGGGGCAGGCAATCTGACGGTCGTCGACGCATGCACGACGCGCCTGCGCCTGAGCGTCGTCGACCCGGAGAAGGTGTCGGAGCCTGAGCTGAAGTCGATCGGCGCGCGCGGCGTGCTCAAGCGCGGCGGCAACAGCGTGCAGGTGATCATCGGGCCGGAGGCCGACATCATTGCCGACGAGATGCGTTCGGCGATCGGCAGCGGCGCAAGCGGCGCCGCGGCGCCGGCCACGGCCGCGCAGCCGGTCACGGGCGCGGCGGCCGGCCCGCTCGATCCCGATCCGCTGCGCTGGCTCGCGGTGTTCGGCGGCGCGACCAACGTCGCGACGCTCGACGCGATCGCGACCACGCGCCTGCGTGTCGTCGTGCGCGACGCATCGGCGGTCGATCGCGAGCGCCTCGGTGCACTCGATGTCGCATGGGTGTCGCCGGATACGTTCCACATCGTCTGCGGCAACGCGGCGGCACGCTACGCCGAACAGCTCGGCGCACGGCTGCCGTCGACGGGCGGCGGCGCGGCCGCGCAACCGGCCTGA
- a CDS encoding cytochrome ubiquinol oxidase subunit I, with the protein MISSEVVDLSRLQFGITALYHFLFVPLTLGLSWLLVIMEAVYVMTGKQVYKDMTQFWGKLFGINFAMGVTTGITLEFQFGTNWSYYSHYVGDIFGVPLAVEGLMAFFLESTFVGLFFFGWNRLSKVKHLMVTFLVALGSNLSALWILVANGWMNNPVGAAFNYQTMRMEMTSLFDVLFNPVAQVKFVHTVSAGYVSAAMFVLGVSSWYLLKKRDVDFALRSFAVAAGFGLAATLCVIVLGDESGYTTGEVQKMKLAAIESEWETQPAPASFTLIGIPNQAEQRTDYAIKIPYALGLIATRSIDEPVIGLRELAKRSEEHIQSGMLAYGALQKIKQGDTSDATRALFDEHKQYLGYGLMLKQFTPNVTDATPEQIKAAAKKTIPPVAPVFFSFRIMVALGFLFVATFVAAFWFCARRELLQDNRRWFLRYAVWAIPLPWIAIEFGWIVAELGRQPWTIAGVLPTHLSASSLQPSDLYLSLAGFILFYTALFVIEIKLMFKYARLGPSSLHTGRYHHEIAAGERATV; encoded by the coding sequence TGCTCGTCATCATGGAAGCCGTCTACGTGATGACGGGCAAGCAGGTCTACAAGGACATGACCCAGTTCTGGGGCAAGCTGTTCGGGATCAACTTCGCGATGGGCGTGACGACCGGCATCACGCTCGAATTTCAGTTCGGCACGAACTGGTCGTACTACTCGCACTACGTCGGCGACATCTTCGGCGTGCCGCTCGCGGTGGAAGGCCTGATGGCGTTCTTCCTCGAATCGACGTTCGTCGGCCTGTTCTTCTTCGGCTGGAACCGCCTGTCGAAGGTCAAGCACCTGATGGTCACGTTCCTCGTCGCGCTGGGCTCGAACCTGTCCGCGCTGTGGATTCTCGTCGCGAACGGCTGGATGAACAATCCAGTCGGCGCGGCGTTCAACTACCAGACGATGCGCATGGAGATGACGAGCCTGTTCGACGTGCTGTTCAACCCGGTCGCGCAGGTGAAGTTCGTTCACACCGTGTCGGCCGGCTATGTGTCGGCGGCGATGTTCGTGCTCGGCGTGTCGTCGTGGTACCTGCTGAAGAAGCGCGACGTCGACTTCGCGCTGCGCTCGTTCGCGGTCGCGGCCGGCTTCGGCCTCGCGGCGACGCTCTGCGTGATCGTGCTCGGCGACGAATCGGGCTATACGACCGGCGAAGTGCAGAAGATGAAGCTCGCCGCGATCGAATCCGAATGGGAAACGCAGCCGGCGCCCGCGTCGTTCACGCTGATCGGCATCCCCAATCAAGCAGAGCAGCGCACCGACTATGCGATCAAGATCCCGTACGCGCTCGGCCTGATCGCGACGCGCTCGATCGACGAACCGGTGATCGGCCTGCGCGAGCTCGCGAAGCGCAGCGAGGAGCACATCCAGAGCGGGATGCTCGCGTACGGCGCGCTGCAGAAGATCAAGCAGGGCGACACGAGCGACGCGACCCGCGCGTTGTTCGACGAGCACAAGCAGTATCTCGGCTACGGGCTGATGCTCAAGCAGTTCACGCCGAACGTGACGGACGCGACGCCCGAGCAGATCAAGGCCGCCGCGAAGAAGACGATCCCGCCGGTCGCGCCCGTGTTCTTCTCGTTCCGGATCATGGTGGCCCTGGGCTTCCTGTTCGTCGCGACGTTCGTTGCCGCGTTCTGGTTCTGCGCGCGCCGCGAGCTGCTGCAGGACAACCGCCGCTGGTTCCTCCGCTACGCGGTGTGGGCGATTCCGCTGCCGTGGATCGCGATCGAATTCGGCTGGATCGTCGCCGAGCTCGGCCGCCAGCCGTGGACGATCGCCGGCGTGCTGCCGACGCATCTGTCCGCGTCGAGCCTGCAGCCGAGCGACCTGTACCTGAGTCTCGCCGGCTTCATCCTGTTCTACACCGCGCTGTTCGTCATCGAGATCAAGCTGATGTTCAAGTACGCGCGCCTCGGCCCGTCGTCGCTGCATACCGGCCGCTATCACCACGAAATCGCCGCCGGCGAGCGTGCCACGGTTTGA
- a CDS encoding family 20 glycosylhydrolase: MKSTLPSLLTGLLIAALLPAATCAAPVQTAAGAIAGTARAAMQPADLAALLSNGLALRVSVDNNHAAAAGVPCADLGADGAACATGRLFLQNRGHQPIADGGWKLYLHSIRRLLRIDHPGFALRRLTGDLYELTPQPGSVRLAPGERIELPFVAEYWVRRYSDVIPRPYVVVDGASPAVLRYNDTDNELRYVESLPADAQNNSTGNAPAVAARPDASRALPSVKREQPLPGALDLRGVELLLAGLPDAQVAALRERATTLGLDGARVPVLGAVAPRRLPADIATPGGYRLAIGPRGVLIEGYDRAGLYYGVQTLFSLAPAGGGTIPALLIEDAPRFTHRGMHVDLARNFKQPATLRRLIDQMSAYKLNRLHLHLSDDEGWRIEIPGLPELTDIGARRCHDPSETRCLLPQLGSGPDNRSGGGYLTRADYVALVRYAADRFIDVIPEIDMPAHARAAVVSMEARYRRLHAAGRDQDANAYRLLDPQDTSNLTTVQFYDRRSDLNPCVPGALNFASKVIREIAAMHADAQAPLRIWHYGGDEAKNILLGGGFQPLNGTDPNKGRIDLAAQDKPWARSPACTALLQRGEIKSIDELPTRFAKQVSAAVDANGIGTMAAWQDGIKHANGPQDFSTRHVMVSLWDTIFWGASDSARDLSGKGYQTVLALPDYLYFDFPYTLNPRERGYYWGSQATDEYKVFSLAPENLPQNAEVMGDRDGNAFEVTGTGPAPRIEGIQGQAWGEVMRNDTFLEYMVYPRLLALAERAWHRADWELPYTAGVRYKRGDTHRVDTAALQRDWAGFATLVTQRELPKLDRAGIGYRKPTFTLMNP; the protein is encoded by the coding sequence ATGAAGAGCACGTTGCCCTCCCTGCTGACCGGCTTGCTGATCGCGGCGCTGTTGCCGGCCGCGACCTGCGCCGCGCCGGTGCAAACCGCCGCCGGCGCGATCGCCGGCACCGCCCGGGCGGCCATGCAGCCGGCCGATCTCGCGGCATTGCTGTCGAACGGCCTCGCGTTGCGCGTGTCCGTGGACAACAACCACGCGGCCGCGGCCGGCGTGCCGTGTGCGGACCTCGGCGCCGACGGCGCGGCCTGCGCGACGGGCCGCCTGTTTCTGCAAAACCGCGGCCACCAGCCGATCGCCGACGGCGGCTGGAAGCTCTACCTGCACAGCATCCGCCGCCTGCTGCGCATCGATCATCCGGGCTTCGCGCTGCGCCGGCTCACCGGCGACCTGTACGAGCTGACACCGCAGCCGGGATCGGTACGGCTCGCGCCCGGCGAACGCATCGAGCTGCCGTTCGTCGCCGAATACTGGGTGCGGCGCTACAGCGACGTGATTCCGCGGCCGTACGTCGTCGTCGACGGCGCATCGCCTGCGGTGCTCCGCTACAACGACACCGACAACGAGCTTCGCTACGTCGAATCGCTGCCGGCCGACGCGCAGAACAACTCGACGGGCAACGCGCCGGCCGTCGCCGCGCGGCCCGACGCGAGCCGCGCACTGCCGAGCGTGAAGCGCGAGCAGCCGCTGCCCGGCGCGCTCGATCTACGCGGCGTCGAGCTCTTGCTGGCCGGCCTGCCCGACGCGCAGGTCGCGGCGCTGCGCGAGCGCGCGACGACGCTCGGTCTCGACGGCGCACGCGTGCCGGTGCTCGGCGCGGTCGCACCGCGCCGGCTGCCGGCCGACATCGCGACGCCGGGCGGCTACCGGCTCGCGATCGGGCCGCGCGGCGTCCTCATCGAAGGCTACGATCGCGCCGGCCTCTACTATGGCGTGCAGACGCTGTTCTCGCTCGCGCCGGCCGGCGGCGGCACGATCCCGGCGCTGCTCATCGAGGATGCGCCGCGCTTCACGCATCGCGGGATGCACGTCGATCTCGCGCGCAACTTCAAGCAGCCGGCGACGCTGCGCCGCCTGATCGACCAGATGAGTGCATACAAGCTCAATCGCCTGCACCTGCACCTGTCCGACGACGAAGGCTGGCGCATCGAGATTCCCGGCCTGCCCGAGCTGACCGACATCGGCGCGCGCCGCTGCCACGACCCGAGCGAGACGCGCTGCCTGCTGCCGCAACTCGGCTCCGGCCCCGACAATCGCTCGGGCGGCGGCTACCTGACGCGCGCCGACTACGTCGCGCTCGTGCGCTATGCGGCCGACCGCTTCATCGACGTGATTCCCGAAATCGACATGCCCGCGCACGCGCGCGCGGCCGTGGTGTCGATGGAGGCGCGCTACCGCCGGCTGCATGCGGCCGGCCGCGACCAGGACGCGAACGCGTATCGGCTGCTCGATCCGCAGGACACGTCGAACCTGACGACGGTGCAGTTCTACGACCGGCGCAGCGACCTGAACCCGTGCGTGCCGGGCGCGCTCAACTTCGCGTCGAAGGTAATCCGCGAGATCGCGGCGATGCATGCGGACGCGCAGGCGCCGCTGCGCATCTGGCACTACGGCGGCGACGAAGCGAAGAACATCCTGCTCGGCGGCGGCTTCCAGCCGTTGAACGGCACCGATCCGAACAAGGGGCGCATCGACCTCGCCGCGCAGGACAAGCCGTGGGCGCGCTCGCCCGCGTGCACGGCGCTGCTCCAGCGCGGCGAGATCAAGTCGATCGACGAGCTGCCGACGCGCTTCGCGAAACAGGTGAGCGCAGCGGTCGACGCGAACGGGATCGGCACGATGGCCGCGTGGCAGGACGGCATCAAGCACGCGAACGGGCCGCAGGACTTCAGCACGCGGCATGTGATGGTGTCGCTGTGGGACACGATCTTCTGGGGCGCGTCGGACAGCGCGCGCGACCTGAGCGGCAAGGGCTACCAGACGGTGCTGGCGCTGCCCGATTACCTGTACTTCGACTTCCCGTACACGCTGAACCCGCGCGAGCGCGGCTATTACTGGGGCTCGCAGGCAACCGACGAGTACAAGGTGTTCTCGCTCGCGCCGGAGAACCTGCCGCAGAACGCCGAAGTGATGGGCGATCGCGACGGCAACGCGTTCGAGGTGACCGGCACGGGCCCCGCGCCGCGCATCGAAGGTATTCAGGGGCAGGCCTGGGGCGAGGTGATGCGCAACGACACGTTCCTCGAGTACATGGTGTATCCGCGCCTGCTCGCGCTCGCCGAACGCGCGTGGCACCGCGCCGACTGGGAGCTGCCGTACACGGCCGGCGTGCGCTACAAGCGCGGCGACACGCACCGCGTCGACACGGCCGCGCTGCAGCGCGACTGGGCCGGTTTCGCGACGCTGGTCACGCAGCGCGAATTGCCGAAGCTCGACCGTGCCGGCATTGGCTATCGGAAGCCGACCTTCACGCTGATGAATCCGTGA